ACGACCTCAGAATCTGGAAGCTCGCTTTCGAAGACCCCTTTAAAGTGGGGTGTCCGATAATCATGCGGCAAAAGACCGACCCGATGGGAACCGCGAAGCACCTGCAAACAGCCATTATCAGCCGTCGCCTTAACCAGTGGGATCCAGAAATTGACGAACAGCGTCTCCCCCGCATCCTCCGGTATGAGATACGCCAGATCCTGATGCCACGGCACCACGGTCGCTTCCAGATCTGGCAATTTTGCGCGCAGATTGGACTGCGGATGGGCAAAAATTTCAGGACCGATCAGAGATTCAGTCGCATCCAGTATAGCGGGATGCGTCCTGAGCGCAAACATCCCGGGCGTCTTAAACCTCTTCCCCTGAAAATTCTTCCAGATCCGCTCTGGATCCGAACAGGCATTCGACACCAGAGCCAATCGGGTCTCAAAAGACGCGTCGGGAAAGGTATCCTCTGGATCGAGCAATCCCTCATCCACCGCCGCGCCCACCACCTCGTCAATTTTAGCAACAACTTCATCGACAAACGGCTGATACGCTTCTTTGGGAAGCTGATCGCGGACGATCAAAAAACCATCATCGTGGAACTGCGCCACCTGTTCCACACTCAGTCCATATTCCATGGGAAACCCTCCAATCAAATGAAAAATCACCCTTCACAACACCGCCAATATTTTCCCCACCTCATCCTCAAAAATCATCTGCCACTCAGGCGCCAGCATACAATCGCTATCTTCTTGTGCACCACCTCGATTTTTGAGTTGCTCTGCCGTTGGCGTATAATAGATATAGCCATTTGTAACACCCGCGACAAAAGTAAACTTATGCGGAGACTTTTTCTTAATATTGAGACCGATCTCCACCGACAACTCACCCGGAAACGTCACCAGAACAAATTCTCCAACTCTCAAACCCATCATCTCAACTTCAATTGTACTCTCTCCAGCAGCCACATTCCGCGCCTGATGTTTTTTTAGCAAATCCAGATTGATCTGGATCCTCGTCAATTGCTCCATCGCGTAAATATTCTCAATATATCGGTCCATATTCGCTCTATTTTCGGCATCCAGCTTCTTCAAACCATCTCTCCCCATCATCTCCTCATGCAAATAACGATGAGAATAATAAGAAGGAAAATCGCGGGAAAGATTGTATTTCACATACAGAGGAATAAACGTCTTCAAATTGAGACTCGTCCCCTTCAGAGCCTGAAGCAATTGCATCTGTTCCGCCTGTAGAGATTCGATACGCTCTGAGAGATCGGCCCTCGGCAGTTCAATAGTCTCACGGATAACCTTCAACTCCCCACCCTCACTACTGGGGATCTTCTTCAATCCCTGCAACGTACTGAGACCCAGCATATTTCCCAGAACCTCGGCATCCCGGGGATTATTGACATCCTTGTACAAAATCGGATTGACATCACCCCCGCATCCCTGCAAAAACAGCGCAATCGTATCCTCGCTCAAATTATCCTCAATCACCTTTGACGCAAACCCGGAAATATCCGCCGTATTCTCTCTGCTCGGCACCTCCAGAATCGGATGACACGCAAAATTGAAAACAACCGCCAGCGTCTCTCCATCCTCCCTGTCCAGCCGGAGAATGCCAATCTCCGGATCAACTGGCCCAACCGAAGCGACCGCCTCATCGGACGGGAGCGAATACGCGTGACGAACATCGGCTTCCTTTCCATTCTTCAGCACAAGCCTGCGATTCTCCATAATCCTGTCCTCGCAGCCAGTACCAGCACCCACACTTACAGGAACCATATTTTGCCACGCCTCCACGACCGCCTGAACAGTTCGCGCTTCCACATCTGCACACACCTTACCATGACAATGGCTGGCATTGATCAGAATACGCGCAGAATCGAGATTTAACTCCCTGTTCAATTGCGAACGCACATTGGCGAGAAAATCATTTTTGATAGAACCGATCTCAGCTATAGC
The sequence above is drawn from the Gemmatimonadota bacterium genome and encodes:
- a CDS encoding phytanoyl-CoA dioxygenase family protein, with the translated sequence MEYGLSVEQVAQFHDDGFLIVRDQLPKEAYQPFVDEVVAKIDEVVGAAVDEGLLDPEDTFPDASFETRLALVSNACSDPERIWKNFQGKRFKTPGMFALRTHPAILDATESLIGPEIFAHPQSNLRAKLPDLEATVVPWHQDLAYLIPEDAGETLFVNFWIPLVKATADNGCLQVLRGSHRVGLLPHDYRTPHFKGVFESELPDSEVVTCEVDVGDVLLTMERVLHRSTPHTTNSVRWSLDVRYSRIGLPTGRENVPGFIARSRVNPESVARSHHDWIRNYELAGIDPFGN